Proteins encoded by one window of Grus americana isolate bGruAme1 chromosome 7, bGruAme1.mat, whole genome shotgun sequence:
- the HABP2 gene encoding hyaluronan-binding protein 2, whose amino-acid sequence MVNSALTLQVLPLVILLGNTHLCASHFFSLANLLHDEADNYEYYDEYTQPEQKPSLQQQSSEDPDWFEAFFGYSDTTKDPCSSNPCKNNGRCENRGSSFSCLCPEPYTGTTCEKVKNMCLEQRCNGGDCLITLTPPYFQCSCHHPYKTPNCHQASSPCRPNPCKNGGICIRHRIRSKFTCKCPESFRGRFCEIGLDDCYEEASSRYRGKVNQAVNGKTCLHWNSHALLDYPMNAFMEDADSYGIGEHNFCRNPDEDEKPWCYIRKNHKVEWDFCDISPCSGTAEESPWPVDSQTDQPGSNEIFKTCGQPEIQKTLKRIYGGAKTTAGKHPWMASLQIKTSKRSTHFCGGVLIKACWVLTAGHCIEHPAENLQVALGKQDLKKKEHQEQIFDVEKVIVHYKYREKDGVPHNDIALLKLKPVDGHCAVETKYVKTVCLPNFFFPIGTDCFISGWGMTETDELSRQLLDANVKLISQKKCNAPRAYDHILDESMFCAGNLQRPRADSCQGDSGGPLTCVENGSYYVYGLVSWGDECGLKNKPGVYTQVTTFLSWIKSKIRSK is encoded by the exons ACGAGGCTGACAACTACGAGTACTACGATGAATACACACAACCGGAGCAGAAGccctccctccagcagcagtcCTCGGAGGACCCTGACTGGTTTGAGGCATTTTTTGGCTACAGCGATACCACAAAAG ACCCATGCTCCTCCAACCCCTGCAAGAACAACGGTAGGTGTGAAAACAGAGGAAGCAGCTTCAGCTGTCTCTGCCCTGAGCCATACACTGGGACTACATGCGAGAAAG TGAAGAACATGTGTCTGGAGCAGAGGTGCAACGGGGGAGACTGCCTCATTACATTAACCCCACCTTATTTTCAGTGCAGCTGCCATCATCCCTACAAGACACCCAACTGCCACCAAG CATCTTCACCGTGCAGGCCAAACCCATGCAAAAATGGAGGTATCTGCATACGGCACAGAATCAGATCGAAATTCACCTGCAAGTGCCCTGAATCTTTCAGAGGGAGATTCTGCGAGATTG GACTGGATGACTGTTATGAAGAGGCCTCCTCTAGGTACAGGGGAAAAGTGAACCAAGCAGTGAACGGCAAGACCTGCCTGCACTGGAATTCCCACGCTCTCTTGGACTACCCTATGAATGCCTTTATGGAGGACGCTGACTCTTATGGCATTGGTGAACATAACTTCTGCAG GAATCCTGATGAGGATGAAAAACCCTGGTGCTACATCAGAAAAAATCACAAAGTGGAATGGGACTTCTGTGACATTTCACCCTGCTCAGGAACAG CTGAAGAGAGCCCATGGCCAGTAGACAGCCAAACAGACCAACCTGGatcaaatgaaatattcaaaacatgTGGACAACCAGAAATTCAAAAGACACTCAAGAGGATCTATGGTGGCGCTAAGACCACAGCTGGCAAACATCCCTGGATGGCATCTCTGCAGATAAAGACTTCAAAAAGGAGCACACATTTCTGTGGTGGAGTGCTAATTAAAGCATGCTGGGTTCTTACTGCTGGGCACTGCATTGA acaTCCAGCAGAAAATCTCCAAGTAGCCCTTGGAAAGCAAGACCTCAAGAAGAAAGAGCATCAAGAGCAAATATTTGATGTGGAGAAGGTCATCGTACATTACAAATACAGAGAGAAGGATGGTGTCCCACACAATGATATTG CACTACTTAAATTGAAGCCAGTTGATGGACACTGTGCAGTGGAAACAAAGTATGTGAAAACAGTGTGTCTACCTAACTTCTTCTTTCCCATTGGGACTGACTGCTTCATTTCTGGATGGGGCATGACAGAGACAG ATGAACTATCCCGTCAGCTGTTAGATGCCAATGTCAAACTGATTTCGCAGAAGAAATGCAATGCACCCAGAGCATATGATCACATACTGGATGAAAGCATGTTTTGTGCGGGAAATCTTCAGAGACCCAGAGCTGATTCTTGTCAG GGAGACTCCGGAGGCCCACTAACTTGTGTAGAAAATGGCTCCTACTACGTATATGGCCTTGTGAGCTGGGGTGATGAGTGTGGGTTAAAAAACAAGCCAGGAGTTTATACCCAGGTGACAACATTTCTCAGTTGGATTAAATCCAAAATTCGGTCTAAGTAA